A single Flavobacterium sp. 1 DNA region contains:
- a CDS encoding CmpA/NrtA family ABC transporter substrate-binding protein: MIQAKKHINALFTASMLIVCVVLFSSFKTNPKPPVANDPVKLGFIPLTDCSPIVMAKELGLFKKYGVEVIVTKETSWANVRDKILTGELDGAHCLYTMPFSVYTGVGGKAGSEMKIAMMLNVNGQAITLSNDFCGKVGFKQMNKVTPVVAAKLKAEKEVTFAMTFPGGTHDLWLRNWMSLAGLNQKAVKIITIPPPQMVANMKVGNMDGYCVGEPWGGVAVKQGIGFTQIASQDIWKDHPEKALVVNKEFSESRREDLKKVMKAILEACIWLDNPANRKKAASIIGKAPYVNAPADVIESRLMGDYNLGCNQGTEVYSNNYMLFYKGGTVNYPRKSYGIWAMAQFVRFGYLKEEPNYQAIADKLILQDLYEEVAKSMKIKIPTDDMKPFSLTMDKTVFNPANPSAYLKVVKR; the protein is encoded by the coding sequence ATGATACAAGCTAAAAAACATATAAATGCACTTTTTACGGCCTCGATGTTGATAGTGTGCGTGGTTTTGTTCTCTTCTTTCAAAACAAATCCAAAACCGCCTGTTGCAAATGATCCAGTTAAATTAGGCTTCATTCCCTTAACCGATTGTTCGCCAATTGTAATGGCCAAAGAATTGGGTTTATTTAAAAAATATGGAGTTGAGGTTATAGTAACCAAAGAAACTTCTTGGGCAAATGTCCGCGACAAAATCTTAACAGGAGAATTGGACGGAGCTCATTGCCTTTACACGATGCCTTTTTCAGTATACACAGGAGTAGGTGGAAAAGCGGGTTCTGAAATGAAAATAGCAATGATGCTGAACGTAAACGGACAGGCAATTACTTTATCTAATGATTTTTGCGGTAAAGTAGGTTTCAAACAAATGAATAAAGTAACACCTGTTGTGGCTGCAAAACTGAAAGCTGAAAAAGAAGTGACTTTTGCAATGACTTTCCCTGGAGGAACTCATGATTTATGGTTGAGAAACTGGATGTCATTGGCCGGCTTGAATCAAAAAGCGGTAAAAATTATCACGATTCCGCCTCCGCAAATGGTTGCCAACATGAAAGTGGGCAATATGGATGGATATTGTGTAGGTGAACCTTGGGGCGGTGTAGCCGTAAAACAGGGAATTGGTTTTACACAAATCGCTTCACAGGATATTTGGAAAGACCACCCAGAAAAAGCGTTGGTTGTCAACAAAGAGTTTAGTGAATCACGCCGCGAAGATCTAAAAAAAGTAATGAAAGCGATTTTGGAAGCCTGTATTTGGCTTGACAACCCTGCCAACCGCAAAAAAGCTGCCTCTATCATCGGGAAAGCGCCTTATGTAAACGCTCCTGCCGATGTTATTGAATCGAGATTAATGGGTGATTATAACTTAGGCTGTAACCAGGGAACAGAAGTATACAGTAACAATTATATGCTTTTTTACAAAGGCGGAACGGTAAATTACCCTCGTAAATCCTACGGAATTTGGGCAATGGCACAATTTGTACGATTTGGATATTTGAAAGAAGAACCAAATTATCAAGCGATTGCCGATAAATTAATTCTTCAGGATTTATACGAAGAAGTGGCGAAAAGCATGAAGATTAAAATCCCTACAGATGATATGAAACCGTTCTCGCTTACAATGGACAAAACGGTGTTCAACCCTGCAAATCCATCAGCTTATTTAAAAGTGGTAAAAAGATAA